A portion of the Poecilia reticulata strain Guanapo linkage group LG23, Guppy_female_1.0+MT, whole genome shotgun sequence genome contains these proteins:
- the chpt1 gene encoding cholinephosphotransferase 1 translates to MPHCLWPEPLSPAQLKRLEEHKYSASGRSLFEPPCQVYWNWLVLQIPTWVAPNTLTIVGLLINILSTVVLVWYCPTATEEAPSWAFLLSALGLFIYQSLDAIDGKQARRTNSSSPLGELFDHGCDAVSTVFVAVGTCISCGIGRYPNWIFFCGFIGMFMFFCAHWQTYVSGTLRFGLVDVTEVQIAIVIMYLMSAFGGVSLWEIVLPVVGMPLYVFPIMGIIGGALYSCYNYFYVILNGGVGKNGSTVADTSVLTPGLHIGLVLTLAFIIFKKSSSHLFENHPCLYLLTFGMVIAKISNKLVIAHMTRSELYLPDTAFIGPGLLFLNQYFNSFIDEHIVLWIAMVLSLVDLIRYCTGVCLQIASHLRIQVFSITPQPNAHRD, encoded by the exons ATGCCACATTGCCTGTGGCCAGAGCCGCTGTCACCCGCACAACTGAAGCGGCTGGAGGAGCATAAATACAGCGCTTCGGGTCGCTCCCTGTTCGAACCTCCGTGCCAAGTCTACTGGAACTGGCTGGTCCTACAAATACCGACATGGGTCGCACCAAACACGCTGACTATTGTTGGACTCTTGATAAACATCCTGTCCACGGTGGTGCTGGTTTGGTACTGTCCTACGGCAACGGAAGAG GCTCCATCCTGGGCCTTCCTCCTGTCTGCTCTGGGTCTCTTCATTTATCAGTCTCTGGATGCGATTGATGGGAAACAGGCCAGGAGGACGAACAGCAGCTCTCCGCTCGGGGAACTGTTCGACCACGGCTGCGATGCCGTCTCCACAG tgtttgttgCTGTGGGAACCTGCATTTCATGCGGAATAGGAAGATACCCAAACTGGATTTTCTTCTGTGGCTTCATTgggatgtttatgtttttctgtgccCACTGGCAGACCTACGTATCCGGGACCCTCCGCTTTGGGCT CGTCGACGTCACAGAGGTGCAGATTGCCATCGTCATCATGTACCTGATGTCTGCGTTCGGAGGCGTGAGCCTTTGGGAAATCGTG CTGCCTGTTGTAGGAATGCCGCTGTACGTTTTCCCCATCATGGGCATCATCGGAGGCGCCTTGTACTCCTGCTACAACTACTTCTATGTGATTCTGAATGGAGGCGTTGGGAAGAATGGCTCCACTGTGGCT GACACCAGCGTCCTGACTCCTGGTCTGCACATCGGCCTTGTCCTCACGCTGGCCTTCATCATTTTTAAGAAGTCATCCAGCCATCTGTTTGAGAACCATCCCTGTCTGTACCTGCTGACCTTCGGCATGGTCATCGCAAAGATCTCCAACAAGCTGGTG ATAGCGCACATGACCAGGAGTGAGTTATATCTTCCAGACACAGCCTTCATCGGCCctggcctcctcttcctcaacCAGTATTTTAACAGCTTCATCGATGAACATATAGTCCTCTGGATCGCAATG GTACTTTCTCTGGTGGATCTGATACGGTACTGCACAGGCGTGTGCCTCCAGATCGCCTCACACCTGCGCATCCAGGTGTTTAGCATCACGCCGCAGCCCAACGCCCACCGTGACTGA